The proteins below come from a single Nostoc sp. KVJ3 genomic window:
- a CDS encoding ABC transporter permease subunit has protein sequence MSQTVRPPANKLANNPASRNRKSITTLLEVLGILPVLVIICIFFAFLSPNFFTGGNIINILRQASINIVLATGMTFVILTGGIDLSVGSILAVSAVVGLLVSLLPALSWAAVPAALLAGLLLGLVNGALITFLDVPPFIVTLGSLTALRGVAFLIAKGTTLINRDINFAWIGNSYIGPLPWLVIIALLTVIASWFVLRQTVLGVQIYAVGGNERAARLTGIKVNRVLLFVYGISGLLAGLGGIMSASRLYSASGVLGQGYELDAIAAVILGGTSFTGGIGTIGGTLLGALIIAILNNGLTLLNLSYFWQLVVKGLVIILAVTIDRLRRRSRR, from the coding sequence ATGAGTCAGACAGTCAGACCACCGGCTAATAAATTAGCCAATAATCCCGCATCCCGCAACCGGAAATCAATTACCACTCTGCTGGAAGTTCTGGGAATTCTACCAGTTTTAGTAATTATCTGCATCTTCTTTGCATTTCTTTCTCCCAACTTCTTCACGGGCGGTAACATCATTAATATCTTGCGTCAGGCATCAATCAATATTGTGCTGGCGACAGGAATGACCTTTGTAATTCTCACCGGAGGTATTGACCTATCAGTTGGGTCAATATTGGCTGTTTCTGCCGTCGTTGGACTGCTGGTATCGCTACTTCCGGCTTTAAGTTGGGCGGCTGTACCTGCTGCATTGCTCGCAGGATTGCTTTTAGGCTTAGTCAACGGCGCTCTCATCACCTTTTTAGATGTGCCACCTTTTATTGTGACGTTGGGTTCACTCACAGCCTTGCGGGGTGTGGCCTTTTTGATTGCCAAAGGGACAACGCTGATTAACCGGGACATCAATTTTGCTTGGATAGGTAATAGTTACATCGGCCCTCTGCCGTGGCTAGTGATAATTGCACTACTGACTGTAATCGCTAGCTGGTTTGTGCTGCGGCAAACTGTTCTCGGAGTGCAGATATATGCTGTCGGTGGTAACGAGCGGGCAGCCAGATTAACTGGGATTAAAGTTAATCGTGTCTTGCTATTTGTCTATGGTATTAGCGGATTACTGGCAGGTTTAGGAGGAATCATGAGCGCCAGCCGTCTTTATAGTGCCAGTGGCGTATTAGGTCAGGGTTACGAATTAGATGCGATCGCAGCTGTTATTCTAGGTGGAACCAGCTTTACAGGTGGTATTGGCACCATTGGCGGCACTCTTTTAGGTGCATTAATCATTGCTATTCTCAACAACGGTTTAACCTTGTTGAACCTATCTTACTTCTGGCAACTAGTCGTCAAAGGACTAGTAATTATTTTAGCAGTAACGATTGATCGGTTACGCAGACGTTCCAGACGTTGA
- a CDS encoding sugar porter family MFS transporter: protein MSSTTIRRKSNTFYVILIAGAAALGGFLFGFDTAVINGAVLSLAKAFNTSSWVTGLAVSLALLGSAVGAFFAGQIADRYGRVNAMVVASALFTISAIGSGFAFTIWDFIFWRVLGGIGIGVASVIAPAYIAECSPTHLRGRLGSLQQLAIVVGIFVALLSDYFIAVSAGSADSPFLFGVAAWRWMFWTAVPPAIFYGMMALTIPESPRYLVAKGREPEAVNVLTKILGGDVLPKIEEIRQTVFRERHPKFSDLLSRSGGLLPIVWVGIGLSVLQQFVGINVIFYYSSVLWRAVGFSEKDSLSITVITGAVNIITTLIAIAFVDKFGRKPLLIVGSIGMTLTLGTMAYIFGNAPLDAAGNPALTGSAGTLALIAANLYVFCFGFSWGPVVWVLLGEMFNNKIRAAALSVAAAIQWVANFIISTTFPPILQYFGLGSAYGLYTIAAATSFFFILFFIKETKGIELEDM, encoded by the coding sequence ATGTCTTCTACTACTATTCGTCGTAAATCCAACACGTTTTATGTCATTTTGATCGCTGGCGCTGCTGCCCTCGGCGGGTTTCTGTTCGGTTTTGATACTGCTGTAATCAACGGCGCGGTTTTATCTCTAGCAAAAGCTTTTAACACCAGTAGTTGGGTAACAGGGCTGGCAGTGTCCCTAGCATTACTGGGGTCTGCTGTAGGAGCCTTCTTTGCCGGACAAATTGCAGACCGTTATGGTCGAGTTAACGCAATGGTGGTCGCTTCAGCGTTGTTTACCATCAGTGCCATTGGCTCCGGGTTTGCCTTCACTATCTGGGATTTTATCTTTTGGCGAGTATTGGGTGGAATTGGCATCGGCGTTGCTAGCGTCATCGCGCCAGCTTACATTGCCGAATGTTCTCCCACCCATTTGCGAGGAAGATTAGGATCTCTGCAACAATTAGCGATCGTAGTGGGAATTTTCGTCGCCTTATTGAGTGACTACTTTATCGCTGTGTCAGCAGGTTCAGCAGACTCGCCGTTTTTGTTTGGAGTTGCAGCTTGGCGCTGGATGTTTTGGACAGCAGTCCCACCAGCAATATTCTACGGGATGATGGCTTTAACAATTCCTGAATCCCCCCGTTACTTAGTTGCCAAAGGACGGGAGCCAGAAGCCGTTAACGTTCTGACCAAGATTTTGGGGGGTGACGTGCTGCCAAAAATTGAAGAAATTCGGCAGACAGTATTTCGTGAACGCCACCCTAAATTTTCTGATCTTTTAAGCAGAAGTGGCGGACTCCTGCCCATTGTTTGGGTAGGAATAGGTTTATCTGTATTACAACAATTTGTTGGGATTAATGTAATCTTCTACTACAGCAGTGTTTTATGGCGGGCAGTCGGGTTTTCCGAAAAAGATTCCCTCAGCATCACGGTGATTACAGGAGCAGTCAATATTATTACAACATTGATTGCGATCGCCTTCGTGGATAAATTTGGTCGCAAGCCCTTGCTCATAGTAGGGTCAATTGGTATGACCTTGACCTTGGGAACGATGGCTTATATTTTTGGCAACGCTCCCCTAGATGCTGCTGGAAACCCCGCCCTCACGGGAAGCGCCGGGACTCTGGCTCTTATCGCAGCCAATCTCTATGTATTTTGCTTCGGTTTCTCCTGGGGGCCAGTAGTTTGGGTCTTGTTAGGAGAAATGTTTAATAACAAAATTCGAGCGGCTGCACTTTCAGTTGCTGCTGCAATTCAATGGGTTGCGAATTTCATTATTTCCACAACATTCCCTCCCATACTCCAATATTTCGGTCTAGGTTCTGCCTATGGACTTTATACAATTGCGGCGGCTACCTCATTCTTTTTCATTCTCTTTTTTATTAAAGAAACCAAAGGAATTGAGTTAGAAGATATGTAA
- a CDS encoding iron uptake porin has translation MIKIVFHSFFILFLAVPAVWATPPEDDSNAADANRNLQGQVNSVSQFSDVQPTDWAFGALQSLVERYGCIAGYPNSTYRGNRALSRYEFAAGLNACLDRINELIGTATSDLVNKQDLAVLQKLQQDFATELTTLRGRVDTLEAHTATLEAQQFSTTTRLNAQIITAISDTFGNRVGGDASGNPKRERDESRIYFANRGRLNFESSFTGKDLLRVRLEFGNFANSNGASQIATATGTGMTRLNFDYDSNETLFVPHIRYYFPVSDSLNFVVGPTGIGYTDISTTVTPPTIADDGNGVPSLFGSYSPLFRRGGGGAAANWNITKDLVLTLGYLASTPNTPSGSNGLFYGGYNALAHLAYYGKEGAIGVAYSHGYSPAGVVDLAAGTGSTLSNAPFGNNIATSNDIVGAQGFYRFSPNFQIHGWGGYIWANAKSSGLSDISNGRGGTDALFVNSGDNANVWFGAIGMSFPDVGGRGNLPGILFGIPPRVSNSDVRQDRDTAYHIEAFYRYRLNDNISVTPGFWVILNPENDSRNDTQYVGVLRTTFDF, from the coding sequence ATGATCAAAATTGTTTTTCATAGCTTTTTTATCCTATTTTTGGCAGTTCCAGCAGTTTGGGCAACACCTCCAGAAGATGATTCTAATGCAGCAGATGCTAATAGGAATTTGCAGGGACAAGTAAATTCTGTTTCCCAGTTTTCTGATGTACAACCAACCGATTGGGCGTTTGGTGCATTGCAATCGCTGGTCGAACGCTACGGCTGTATTGCAGGTTATCCCAATTCCACCTATCGCGGGAACCGCGCCTTAAGCCGTTATGAGTTTGCCGCAGGTTTAAATGCTTGTTTGGATCGGATTAATGAGTTAATTGGTACAGCTACTAGCGATTTAGTTAATAAGCAAGATTTGGCAGTGCTGCAAAAGTTGCAGCAAGACTTTGCCACAGAACTGACAACTCTGCGCGGACGAGTAGATACCTTAGAGGCACATACAGCAACATTGGAGGCGCAGCAGTTTTCCACCACTACTAGGTTGAATGCTCAAATTATTACCGCCATTAGTGATACCTTTGGTAATAGAGTAGGTGGCGATGCCTCCGGCAACCCGAAGCGGGAACGCGATGAATCCCGTATCTACTTTGCAAATCGGGGTCGTCTCAACTTTGAGAGCAGTTTCACAGGCAAAGATTTGTTGCGAGTCCGGCTAGAATTTGGTAACTTTGCGAATTCTAATGGTGCAAGCCAAATTGCTACAGCCACAGGCACAGGGATGACACGCCTGAACTTCGATTATGACAGCAACGAGACACTTTTTGTCCCCCACATCCGTTATTACTTCCCAGTCAGTGATTCTCTTAACTTTGTTGTTGGGCCCACAGGCATTGGTTACACCGATATTTCAACTACTGTCACTCCCCCCACAATCGCTGACGACGGCAATGGGGTTCCCTCACTATTTGGGTCATACAGTCCCTTATTTCGGCGAGGTGGCGGGGGTGCAGCCGCTAACTGGAACATTACCAAAGACTTGGTTCTCACCTTGGGCTATTTAGCAAGCACTCCCAATACGCCGTCGGGGAGCAACGGCTTGTTTTATGGCGGCTACAACGCCCTGGCGCACTTAGCCTATTACGGTAAGGAAGGAGCTATTGGTGTTGCCTACTCTCATGGCTATAGCCCTGCTGGAGTAGTCGATCTCGCAGCCGGGACGGGTAGCACCCTGTCAAACGCTCCCTTTGGCAACAACATTGCTACTTCCAACGATATTGTCGGCGCACAGGGATTCTATCGCTTCTCTCCGAATTTCCAAATTCACGGTTGGGGTGGATATATTTGGGCAAATGCCAAGAGTTCTGGTTTGAGTGATATTTCTAATGGTAGAGGTGGAACAGATGCTCTATTTGTGAACAGTGGTGACAATGCCAATGTCTGGTTTGGGGCGATTGGTATGTCCTTTCCTGATGTGGGGGGTAGGGGTAACTTGCCAGGAATTCTCTTTGGTATACCACCGCGTGTCTCTAACAGTGATGTCCGTCAAGACCGAGACACCGCTTACCATATCGAAGCCTTCTATCGCTACCGCCTAAACGATAATATCTCTGTGACTCCTGGTTTTTGGGTGATTCTCAACCCGGAAAACGACAGTAGAAATGATACGCAGTATGTAGGTGTGCTTCGTACAACCTTCGATTTTTAA
- a CDS encoding intradiol ring-cleavage dioxygenase translates to MKKDDYQILSRRKTLALFRAVGSAIIVVGCTPRKSRSTQAQSSVAVPASSLANNTLSACVVTPEQTEGPYFVDEKLNRSDIRSDPADGSVKDGVPLQLTLRVSQIGNTGCAPRAGAIVDIWHCDALGVYSDVTDSGFSTVGKKFLRGYQVTDANGTVQFTTIFPGWYEGRTVHIHFKVRTNAPSAQSYEFTSQLYFDDSMTNRVHTQKPYTSKGQRNLKNAGDGIFQDGGEQMLLKLTKTSLGYAATFDIGLQMA, encoded by the coding sequence ATGAAAAAAGATGATTATCAAATATTGAGTCGAAGAAAGACACTTGCTCTATTTAGGGCAGTCGGATCTGCAATCATTGTAGTTGGATGCACACCGAGAAAGTCCAGATCCACACAGGCGCAATCGAGTGTAGCCGTCCCAGCATCATCTTTAGCCAATAATACATTGTCTGCGTGTGTCGTAACTCCAGAGCAGACCGAAGGGCCGTATTTTGTAGACGAAAAGCTCAACCGCTCCGATATCCGTTCCGATCCGGCAGATGGTTCAGTTAAAGACGGTGTACCACTCCAACTAACGTTGCGGGTTTCGCAGATTGGCAATACTGGTTGTGCGCCACGCGCAGGTGCGATCGTGGATATTTGGCACTGTGATGCGCTAGGCGTTTATTCTGATGTGACAGACTCAGGTTTTAGCACCGTCGGTAAAAAGTTTCTGCGCGGCTATCAAGTCACGGACGCAAATGGAACTGTCCAGTTCACAACTATTTTTCCTGGTTGGTATGAAGGCAGAACCGTCCATATCCACTTTAAGGTTCGTACAAACGCGCCATCAGCCCAGAGTTATGAGTTTACGTCACAACTATACTTTGATGACTCGATGACAAATCGGGTACACACTCAAAAACCATACACCAGCAAGGGACAACGCAACTTGAAGAACGCTGGAGACGGAATTTTTCAAGATGGTGGCGAACAAATGTTACTCAAGCTTACTAAAACAAGCCTTGGCTACGCAGCAACCTTTGATATTGGGCTGCAAATGGCTTAA
- a CDS encoding DUF4159 domain-containing protein: protein MSHPFPPPPIKSLERLQAADGLLINAERWRTAHDYHRNRQNTQYQSLNQPGIVCGLGIRDITAPSQVEARYRDGRWVQIQPGIAIDLAGNLIVIPTSYDFPIDIEVVSSEPLMIYLVVSYVDPDELRRGQQRDIVQETYRIDQRNSIPISSEIEICRILLQPGHTEITQPADAFFPGYNNIDLRYRRQAQMRPQALVCMAQANHSDPECARNFFSLSYLLQAVEPLYPSLRGADEPGQVSLGENIQDYDILYLTGGQAISLNSLEFESLKNYLNLGGVLIVDAPTNANALIESTQALAQQLESPLRPLEELQRSHPLRTKPFLFAALPMVNQQQIKMLIGGGIILVIGDLATAWGLDRDLNLPRLTIRTAQELGINILHYAWKRRQLIGLQQEDNSGQW, encoded by the coding sequence ATGTCCCATCCCTTCCCACCCCCACCAATCAAATCCCTTGAACGCCTACAAGCGGCAGACGGTTTACTAATCAATGCAGAACGCTGGCGTACAGCCCATGATTATCACCGGAATCGGCAAAATACCCAGTATCAAAGTTTAAACCAACCAGGAATTGTCTGTGGTTTAGGCATTCGAGATATAACAGCCCCAAGCCAAGTTGAAGCTAGATATCGAGATGGGCGTTGGGTACAAATTCAACCGGGTATTGCAATTGATTTAGCAGGTAATCTAATTGTTATACCGACTTCTTATGATTTTCCTATTGATATTGAAGTAGTGAGTTCTGAACCCCTCATGATCTACTTAGTAGTTAGCTATGTAGACCCCGATGAACTGCGGCGCGGACAGCAAAGAGATATTGTTCAAGAAACCTATCGAATTGACCAAAGAAACTCCATACCAATCAGTTCAGAAATAGAAATATGTCGGATACTTCTGCAACCAGGACATACGGAAATCACCCAACCTGCGGATGCTTTCTTTCCTGGATATAACAATATTGATTTGCGTTATCGCCGTCAGGCACAAATGCGTCCCCAAGCACTTGTATGTATGGCACAGGCAAATCATAGCGATCCTGAATGTGCGCGTAATTTTTTCAGCCTTTCGTATTTGTTACAAGCAGTAGAACCTTTATACCCTAGTTTACGAGGGGCTGATGAACCGGGTCAGGTTTCTTTAGGAGAAAATATCCAAGACTATGACATACTTTATCTGACAGGTGGACAGGCAATTTCTTTAAATAGCCTCGAATTTGAATCTCTTAAAAATTACTTAAATTTAGGTGGTGTACTTATCGTTGATGCACCAACAAATGCTAATGCTCTAATTGAGAGTACTCAAGCATTAGCACAACAGTTAGAGAGTCCTTTAAGACCTTTAGAAGAATTACAACGGAGTCATCCTTTAAGGACAAAACCTTTCTTATTTGCTGCTTTGCCAATGGTTAATCAGCAGCAAATTAAAATGTTAATTGGTGGTGGAATTATTTTAGTAATTGGTGATTTAGCAACTGCTTGGGGACTAGATAGAGATTTGAATTTACCCAGATTAACTATTCGTACAGCCCAAGAACTTGGAATTAATATTCTTCACTATGCTTGGAAGCGGCGACAGTTGATAGGTTTGCAACAGGAAGATAATTCCGGTCAGTGGTAA
- a CDS encoding phage tail protein, with the protein MVQSRSSPAVSIQLTPMQIPEALPVAGFAFANADMDVAGRSLLLHPGHPSEMIVQVQNLEQRPLRVSLSVEGNFPSQWCQIGTEGSEIPPRGQMDAVLYFSIPDTFFEDQEAISPGKKDKLTLNFRSLITLHIDQGTDNEQIERSEYFDLYIRPYTAYMEFLPILYREVDFIGRFMKIFEQAFQPVVDSYNVMWANLDPLTAPKALLPFMAHWVAWQVDSVWDLQQQRRLIRRAVELYRWRGTRKGLRLYLHLYTGLPLDEDLPNEADKHISITEPFGPSFIIGDAQLGNAVLAGGQPYHFIVRLRSNISSGIISEQLIQRIIEQEKPAFCTYELSIENPSN; encoded by the coding sequence ATGGTTCAAAGTCGCTCTAGTCCGGCTGTAAGCATTCAATTAACGCCGATGCAAATTCCCGAAGCTTTACCTGTGGCAGGTTTTGCATTTGCAAATGCCGATATGGATGTCGCTGGACGTAGTTTACTCTTGCATCCTGGACATCCCAGCGAGATGATTGTGCAAGTACAAAACTTAGAACAGCGTCCTTTACGGGTAAGCTTAAGCGTTGAAGGAAACTTCCCATCCCAGTGGTGTCAAATTGGTACAGAAGGCAGTGAAATACCGCCTCGTGGACAAATGGATGCTGTTCTCTACTTCTCAATTCCCGACACATTTTTTGAAGATCAAGAAGCTATTTCTCCAGGGAAAAAAGACAAACTAACACTCAATTTTCGCAGCTTAATTACTCTACATATAGACCAAGGCACTGACAACGAACAAATCGAGAGAAGCGAGTATTTCGATTTATACATCCGTCCCTACACCGCCTATATGGAATTCTTGCCAATTTTGTATCGAGAAGTAGACTTTATTGGTCGCTTTATGAAGATATTTGAGCAAGCTTTTCAACCAGTAGTTGATAGTTACAACGTTATGTGGGCAAACCTCGATCCCTTGACAGCACCAAAAGCCCTACTACCTTTTATGGCTCATTGGGTTGCTTGGCAAGTAGATTCCGTTTGGGATCTCCAGCAACAACGGCGTTTAATTCGTCGGGCTGTAGAACTTTATCGCTGGCGCGGAACTCGTAAAGGATTACGTCTCTATTTACATCTTTATACTGGTTTACCGCTAGACGAAGATTTACCCAATGAAGCTGATAAACATATCAGTATCACAGAACCTTTCGGCCCAAGTTTTATTATCGGAGATGCCCAATTAGGAAATGCAGTTTTAGCAGGTGGGCAACCATATCATTTTATAGTTCGTTTGCGTTCAAATATTTCTAGTGGCATCATTAGCGAGCAACTTATCCAAAGAATCATAGAACAAGAAAAACCTGCTTTTTGTACATACGAATTATCTATTGAAAATCCTTCTAATTAA
- a CDS encoding putative baseplate assembly protein codes for MNFDFLPKLPSSNLDDRAFDDLVEECIMRIPRYCPEWTDHNLSDPGITLIELFAWLTDQMLLRFNQVPRKNYVAFLELLGIRLQPPAPARTELTFYLSAALPEAYTIPAGLEASTIRTETTEAITFSTDSPLIIGKPHIQHFLTAQTTEDIPQSLRERVTTSWTRQSNGYWTGNEQPIFEEEPQPGNCFYLAINSDDPLDANVLEIIFQGAAATPAGINPNQPPRKWEAWDGENWQAVLLQESDDKTRGFSFYEMAQQGGNPSQGAEVRLHLPQVWPVANFTSYRGRWLRCSFISRENESGYNRPPRIIGLAARSIGGTVRASHSTLILDERLGISDGTPGQSFELQTVPILERRENEYILVTPSGGLPQKWTEVRDFADSGPNHFHYTIDSITGTIQFGPLIREPSQLKQHTQVRTRIQQASLDDTSVQVLENNQSEHQYGAIPPRGAEIKMVAYRTGGGREGNVQTGAIQFLKSAYPYIASVVNRVPAINGADAESLEQAVMKAPRILRTRDRAVTAEDFEVLTEQAGAGAIARVRCLPANSRRQAGIVSLLVVPYANTDAIAQGNGITPEEFALSNALQEQILSYLDERRLLGVQIELQEPNYVGVSVQTEVALEPAYNNPFASEEIRRNLRVLLYKYLNPLTGGMDGKGWPFGRPVYTSDIVALLQQTPGVRHLGPVLLFPIRKQGENWRRQPSPEQLIDPGSEGLICSWADTNLRSNHDIQIIRNS; via the coding sequence ATGAACTTTGACTTTTTACCGAAATTACCTTCTTCCAACTTAGACGATCGCGCCTTCGATGATTTGGTGGAAGAATGTATTATGCGTATTCCTCGCTACTGTCCAGAATGGACAGACCACAATCTCAGCGACCCAGGAATTACGCTAATTGAGTTATTTGCTTGGTTAACTGACCAAATGTTGCTCAGATTCAACCAAGTACCCCGAAAAAATTATGTCGCTTTCCTAGAATTACTCGGTATTCGTCTCCAGCCACCCGCCCCAGCCCGCACGGAATTAACTTTTTACTTAAGCGCTGCATTACCCGAAGCCTACACGATTCCAGCCGGATTGGAAGCCTCAACTATCCGCACTGAAACTACAGAAGCGATTACTTTTAGTACAGATTCTCCTCTAATTATCGGCAAACCCCACATCCAACATTTCTTAACTGCCCAAACTACCGAAGATATTCCCCAATCTCTGCGCGAAAGAGTTACAACTTCCTGGACTCGTCAATCTAACGGTTACTGGACAGGTAACGAACAACCGATTTTTGAAGAGGAACCCCAGCCTGGTAACTGCTTTTATTTAGCAATTAATTCTGACGATCCTTTAGACGCTAATGTTTTAGAAATTATTTTCCAAGGGGCTGCGGCTACCCCTGCGGGTATTAATCCCAATCAACCGCCCCGCAAGTGGGAAGCCTGGGATGGGGAAAATTGGCAAGCAGTTTTATTGCAAGAGTCAGATGATAAAACTCGCGGTTTCAGTTTTTATGAAATGGCTCAACAGGGTGGAAACCCGTCTCAAGGTGCAGAGGTACGTTTGCATTTACCTCAAGTTTGGCCTGTGGCTAATTTCACCTCTTATCGAGGGCGCTGGCTGCGCTGTAGCTTTATTAGTAGAGAAAATGAATCTGGTTACAATCGTCCGCCAAGAATTATTGGTTTAGCAGCGCGGTCAATTGGCGGTACTGTTAGGGCTAGTCACAGTACGCTGATTCTAGATGAGCGATTGGGAATTAGTGATGGTACACCCGGTCAGAGTTTTGAATTACAAACAGTACCAATTTTAGAACGCCGAGAGAATGAGTATATTCTAGTTACTCCCAGTGGTGGTTTGCCTCAGAAGTGGACTGAGGTGAGAGATTTTGCTGATTCTGGGCCAAATCATTTTCATTACACCATCGATTCCATCACTGGTACAATCCAGTTTGGGCCACTGATTCGAGAACCTAGCCAACTTAAACAGCATACCCAGGTACGAACGCGAATTCAGCAAGCATCATTAGATGACACATCTGTACAAGTTCTGGAAAATAACCAGTCGGAACATCAATATGGGGCGATTCCTCCCCGTGGTGCAGAGATTAAAATGGTTGCTTATCGTACAGGCGGCGGGAGAGAAGGGAATGTGCAAACTGGCGCAATCCAGTTTTTGAAGTCTGCGTATCCATACATTGCAAGTGTGGTCAATCGTGTACCTGCAATCAATGGGGCGGATGCCGAATCGTTAGAACAGGCTGTGATGAAAGCTCCCCGTATCCTCCGCACGCGCGATCGCGCCGTCACTGCTGAAGATTTTGAAGTTTTGACTGAACAAGCGGGTGCTGGTGCGATCGCTCGCGTCCGGTGTTTGCCAGCAAATTCTCGTAGACAAGCTGGTATAGTTAGTTTACTGGTCGTTCCTTATGCAAACACAGATGCGATCGCTCAAGGTAATGGCATAACACCAGAAGAATTTGCCCTTAGTAATGCACTGCAAGAGCAAATTTTGAGTTACTTAGATGAAAGACGCTTATTAGGGGTACAAATAGAATTACAAGAGCCGAATTACGTAGGTGTTTCGGTACAGACAGAAGTTGCTTTAGAGCCAGCATACAACAACCCTTTTGCCAGCGAAGAAATTCGGCGGAATTTAAGGGTATTACTGTATAAATATTTAAATCCATTAACTGGAGGAATGGACGGTAAAGGTTGGCCATTTGGACGACCAGTTTATACATCAGATATTGTCGCACTACTGCAACAAACCCCAGGCGTGCGTCATTTAGGCCCCGTCCTACTGTTTCCCATCCGCAAGCAAGGAGAAAATTGGCGACGACAACCATCACCAGAACAACTAATTGACCCAGGATCGGAAGGTTTAATATGTTCTTGGGCTGATACCAATCTGCGTTCAAATCACGACATTCAAATAATTCGTAATTCGTAA
- a CDS encoding GPW/gp25 family protein, with translation MVYGREQAYLGTGWAYPLHLSVQGGIQLSREDQKVKESIWIILRTGVGERVYRPTFGSRLSELAFAPLNTDTLLRIRLYVLEALEVWEPRIIIDEVLADPDPVRGRVDIIINYRLKDSPDIYSFVYPYYLVSAGEES, from the coding sequence ATGGTTTATGGTCGCGAGCAAGCCTATTTGGGAACAGGTTGGGCTTATCCCCTACATTTAAGTGTGCAAGGTGGGATACAACTTAGCCGTGAAGATCAAAAAGTTAAAGAATCTATTTGGATTATCCTCCGCACGGGAGTAGGTGAGCGGGTTTATCGACCTACCTTTGGTTCACGCTTGTCGGAACTGGCGTTTGCACCTTTGAATACCGATACCCTACTGCGAATCCGTCTTTATGTCTTGGAAGCTTTAGAAGTTTGGGAACCACGCATTATTATCGATGAAGTTCTCGCCGATCCTGACCCTGTGCGTGGCAGAGTAGACATCATCATCAATTATCGACTTAAAGACAGTCCCGATATTTATAGTTTTGTTTATCCTTATTATTTGGTGTCAGCTGGGGAGGAATCGTGA
- a CDS encoding PAAR domain-containing protein: MGKPAARITDNVAHPLPPVLTGGPGSPNVLIGSLPAWRGVLAAAVPALQSAKTASDTAIQVAEASTLAAAGTPGLPGALATEQATKATSAATMGSAIAAAAAGADIHNCATPLPLPPHGPGVVIDGSQTVLINNLPASRMGDTIIEALGPPNKIIKGDFTVLIGG; encoded by the coding sequence ATGGGTAAACCGGCAGCAAGAATTACTGATAATGTGGCGCATCCCTTGCCCCCAGTGTTGACAGGAGGGCCGGGTAGTCCCAATGTGTTGATTGGGTCTTTACCTGCGTGGCGGGGTGTACTTGCAGCAGCAGTACCAGCTTTGCAGTCTGCTAAAACTGCTTCTGATACAGCTATTCAAGTGGCTGAGGCTTCTACCCTAGCGGCGGCTGGTACACCAGGACTACCTGGTGCTTTAGCTACCGAACAAGCTACAAAGGCAACATCAGCAGCTACTATGGGTAGTGCGATCGCAGCTGCTGCCGCAGGTGCTGATATTCATAATTGCGCTACACCTTTACCCTTACCTCCCCACGGGCCTGGGGTTGTGATTGACGGTAGCCAGACTGTGCTGATTAACAACCTACCTGCTTCTCGGATGGGCGACACTATTATAGAAGCATTAGGGCCACCGAATAAAATTATCAAAGGTGATTTTACTGTTCTCATTGGCGGTTGA